The genomic stretch TCTCAGTCAGTCAGATCAGTCACATTGACCCATGCTTAAAGACTTAGTGGCctgttttaaatgatttaaatgaatcAAAACTAAAGAAATTATGATTTCCCCAAAACATACTGACAGTCTTCAAACTATTCATAAGGTGTAGACTGTGGAAAGTTTAGAattcttctttatttttcacactgtATGTGATTATCAATAACTACTTTTATAACCGTTTTAAAATCTCCCAGTAGTCAAACACGTGCTTTGTTTATTCTGACTTCATTTGGatgtttgtgctttatttaCAGCATGATGTATATGCAGagttttcagtttctctgctcTCATTAAATCTAACTTTAAAACATGTACTTCAAcctttttcttcatattttgtatttttgagcTCTTTAAATGTCTGCGAATGACttgcttgtgtgtatttgtgttcgCAAACTCACTTGTCCTGAAATTGCCCAATGAAGGACAAATGAATGAAGGTCAAACTGAATTAAGTTGTTATTGATACTGCCATCAGGTTGAGAATGAATAGTTTCAGTGGAATAGGTCTATAtcatagtaataataataaaaaaaatgaaatacaaactgtaaaatgtagAATTGTCATatcaataaatataaatatcatAAGTGACTCTCTAACTTCTATCCAAAGCAATCAATCATTTTCACCATCAtcaagaagcagcagcagttgtcATGGAACTCACCCCTGCAGGGTTGAACAGGTTCACAACTGCCAGCACAGACTCTCTGGTCATACCGTGCTCCCAGCCAGGAGGGGCAAAGCTCTGTGATCAACATGAGACAGTGCTTCAAAGTCAGTACGAGTCCTAGCTGTAGTGGAATTGCCACAGAGGCTGGGTTAAGTCTATAAAATTGAGCATTGTGTGACCTGAGGCAGGATCCATCCGAACTCATGGTTAGTTATTCCCAACATCACTGGAACCTTCAGCACTTCTTTCCTCTTGAgattctcctctgctgtgtcagtcAGAAATACTCCATCCACCACACCTCCCAGGAAAATTTTCATCTGAACGCAAGACAGAACTAACTGTGAGTGGCCATCAAGCAGATGAAGGGACACTAAACTTTCAGTGGTTTACCAGCCAAGAGTGTTCACAGGCTGCCATCTTGTGGCAAAAATCTGGCCTGACACTTCAAATTTTTAACCAGGACAAAATGTAAAATCCCTTTTGAGTGAACTTAGCTCACCCTCTGCTGTTCTATGATATGCAAGAAAGAAATCTAAAAACTTCCAGCAGGTTTCTTTACGTAATTTTATGTGTTAATTGACGTAACTTTTGATTTGTTGTCCAGATTACAGTAATTCACAACTTGCAAGTTTCATTTTTGGTCTAGGTTAATCCAGTGGTCTTCTATGTGGAAACATACAAGTACTCTGCCTGAAGTTTTGCTCTCAAAGTGAAGTTAAATACATTTATAATATTTGCTTATATATGTTCAAAAGACCAAGTACCTTTTTAGTTGCATCAACTAGCTCATCTTCACTCTTTCCCTTCATACATCGGACCAGTTCCTCTGTGCTACTGCGGTCACATCCAGTAAGGTTGGCAACAATCTAGGTAAAAGGAAGAGATCAGTGAGAATTAGAAATACAATATTTCTGCAGTACAAGTGAAAATCCATACTTATTCTACacataaaaagtacattttgtcCAGTGCACAAAACAGTCATAATATTCTATATTTAATAGAGTTTGATTTTCATTACAAACAAAATCCTCAAGACTCAAATGTCAGAGCAGTATTCTTATTACAGCATTTGGCATATTTGTTTCAGGCTGCAGTCAGCTAAACCTGTTGACCTTGTTCTTTGTGGCCATCAGTGCAGGTTTATAAAGGCACAACCCCTTTTCCATTTCAATTAATCAAAAAGGCAGCGCTTTTTCATCATTCTGATATATCTAGAAAAACCTTTGAAAAGAAGGCCTGAGGGCCAAAAcatcttttgtgtgcatgcggAGCCAGAATATGCAAcactttttttcctgttctcAAGTAAACTTCCAGTGATCAGAACCTCATTGCAACCCTTAGTGTGGTTTACTTTGCAGTTTTCTTCTGCTCTATGGagtttttcagtctgtttttgacCATAACTTTGACTTTGACATGAAACTCTGCTCTCATCAAACTTTTCTTCAGCAGTTGTAGGCAGCTGTTTTTACTATGAATTCTAATActgttttgtgtcttctggGTGTGTAAATAGGCAATTGTTTCAGTTAATGCTGTTTCAAGCACTAGTACTTCTGCAAATCAATGTTCAACACAATGAGCATGTGTGATAGcttttttttctacattcaTGCTAACTCAGCTTACATGTTACAGTACCTTGGCATAACCTAAAGGATGTTTTGTCGTGTAGGTCCCAAGTGTAGCTACTCCACTTTGAAAAATCGCCCGATGAAACAGTCCCTTTGCTAGTGGAGACAGAGTCTGTTCATAAGAAAAGACAGATATGCAGTcagttgaaatgaaataaactaTGGACATCATGATGTTCTCTTAGGTCactaaaacatgtaaaaaatgtgtaaatgtgtgtttgaagttcTTGTCATATCACTTTAAATGCTGACCGGGTTAACATGGTGCTTAACATTTACATTGACTTTTTATTACCAGTATAGATGCACTGATGCCTCCTGCAGATTCTCCAGCGACTGTGACGGTTTGTGGATCTCCACCAAAGGCCTCAATATTTTCCTGCACCCATCTCAGAGCTGCCAGCTGATCCAAGAAGCCCCAGTTGCCCTGAGCATGTTCATCTCCAGTGCTTTGGAACAGGACAAGTCAAGACACTTGCTTTGGATTCTTAGAGCATCATTTCACGGAGAAAAGCCTGGAAAAATGGTCACTGTGATACTGTGGAtagtttatttctttatttgaaacctgtgacagtgatgtgatgagcaacacaattCCTTACCTCAGGAATCCAAGAATGCCAAGACGATACTGAATAATGACCATCACTATGTTTTCATAAGCAGCTAATGGAGCGCCATCATACTGAGAAGCTGCACCCACCGTCAGACCTCCTCCGTGGATCCACACCATTACCTGACACACAGCACGACACAGGAGCCTGCTGTTCACAGCTGACCTCTCCACACAGTACAGTTTATTCACTGCGATGCATTACAAGCAAAAGATTACACAGGCACATTATAAACTGAGATAAAAAAATTCTGCTTATAGAACGGTGCTGTTTACAGTCACTTAACATCTGCGCATAAAGCACTGTTAGCTTTGTGTGACTGCATGATCATCTGTGTAGCTCAAGCATGAAATAAGCAGTGAAAGAAGCTGAAGTGTAAAGCAACTGAAGTGTCAGTTAAATAATAAGAGATCAAAGTGGTTGAACTGTCACTTCACTAGAAAGCATTGAAAGTACGTGAAGTGTCGGACAAAGAAGTCAAAATATGTGACACTGAAAGCAATGGAGGTGTCAATTAAATTAAAGGCACTGAAAGGACATCTCGATACTCAGCATAAAGAcagggggtggacaaaataatagatcATCTTACATTAGAATTCAGTCCAGTACAACAACATCAAACTCTTACCCCCCCCTTCAGAAAGCTTGTGTTTAATGAAGGGCTGTTCTACTGGAAGGCATTTACACTGTAAGAAGATtgtattttgtccaccccactACATACACGCTGTCTCTTAAACCCACCGGCAGTTTGTCCCCTCTTGCCGCCTCAGCTGGAGTGTATACGTTCAGGTACAGACAGTCCTCTGAAAGCTCTGGTGGGGTGTACTGCACTGACATGGTCCTGGAAACAGTCACAACTATTTCTGGATCTTGGATGCACCTGAGataggaagagagagacaaagaggacgTGTGTGTCATccggagagaaaaaaatctaatcttGGCAAGTTCTGCGCCCTTTGTTGAATCAGAGGTCACTCGGTCTTACATGGGGGGCTGGTGtgtgctgtctctctccccttcccATGGCTCTGGATCCTGGGGAGCTGCCAAGCGGAGAGGCCCCACAGGGGGACGGGCAAACGGGATGCCTAGGTATTGCTTCACCCCCGTCTCTGTGCCTTTCACTGTCACATATTCCCCTCTGATTCTGCCATTTTTCAGAGACACCAAAGGGTCACCGCTCCCTGCTGAAGAAACATGTGGGTTTTTGCATGTTAAAGGACCATACCGCTGTTTTTGCATGGTTACAAGTAATGTATGTATTGCCATTTGACAATAATGTGATGTGTGATTTTGCTATGTGCATATGCTACGGGTGTGCGCAATATTTTATTCCTATCTATTCTCTTTTGATATGTATCTCTGTTACTGTTATATGTAGTGTTTGTGGAGGCTCCCATGCATTTGGACCTTCCCATGTGTACTTGCAAAAGAGAAAGTACAAAGATGATTtgagtgtgttcacactggaaatGCTAAAAAATAAAGAGTGCAATACTTAAAAAGTTcagtatatattgtttattaaaacacattttgctctGTAGATGCAGTTTAATTGCCAGTGGCCTTCCAAGGTCACAGTTTGATCAATGTGTGTAATTAACAGTCTTGCATCATTTCCTATTAGTAGTAAATGGTGTGGTGCATTCATTTCTTACGGActaaatggcaaaaaaaaaccaaacatggaTACTACATACAGTTAGAATGTAGTAGAAGTGGATCATACTGCAGGTATGAGAATCCCTTATGTCAAATAGTAAATTTGATGAAAGACCAAAAATTGGCTTTTTTATAAAATACATACAATAGTGCTGCCTTCTGTCCACCAtttatgttttttctctttcttgcacCTCAGCACTGTGTCAATGGTTttcagaaaaatgtagaaaatgcattaaaaaatcaacaacagcaTGCATAGACAATGGTCAACAGTAATGTAAAGTAGGCTAACACATGCCAAAAcatgttattcatttatttatttatttttacaactgtttaaactaaaaataaaactgtactGTCAGTCCAGGGATAATTGGTTGCTTTGGAAAATTCTTCAACTCACAGTTTATGAAACTCTTCCCAAATTGTGGTCAAGCTACAGTAAGGTTGTTACTGGTGGCAGCTGAAAAGGTGACAATGTGAACAAGGTTTCTTTTGGTCAAATGTCAATATGGTCCTGCTTCCTCTTGCCTAATTTACtcttgtttgattgtttttgacATTCCTTGGGCTACTAATAAAACCGTACAATGAACCTATGCATCTGTCATCGGCAGGGACTGGTGGATCAAAACATCCTGCCTTGATCTGAggtaaaataaagtgttttcctACCTGGCATTGCCCATGCTATTGCTGTCAGCGCAGGAAGGAGATAGAATATGTACAGCGCCGTCCTCATCCTGACTGGGCtcgaagaaaagacagagagaattaGATGCACTCTCAGAGAAATAGCCCTCAGCCCCCTGACCTGGGCCTGTAGTACcacccccctacacacacacacacacacacacacacacacaataacacaacacTCAGCATAAGTAGTAAAATTTTCATTGATTTAACCTTCAATGCAAGCAGAACTCTGACCGCTGAGTCAAAAATTACACAATCCTGCTCTTTGACACGACAGCTCACTGCTGCAAACCGTCATTTATATAATAGTTTACATACTTAGACTGAATACACAATGTTCTCTTATTTCTGAGAGGGGCTGAGTAAGATTTGATTTAATCAGGGTCAGTTTTCAGCAAAAATACATCTGACAAAGATACTGTTGGTTGTTATTAGAGATTTCTAACTGTACTTGCATTGCTGACTCATGCCGTTCTGTGATGCTCAATAGCTAAAAGGTGGTTGCAAATATTTTGACAGTTGGATGACATTCTTCTCGTACTTTGTCCTTCCCcgaaaagaaaagacaagagatGAGACAAGAAGAGAATATTAAGCAGCGTTGGAGTGAGTGGATGGGTTGTCCTTCCCCCATGGAGTGGAGATAACATTTAATATCTTATGTTCTTTTGTAAGAACTGTATGTTATGTTGTTGCAAactatacatacatatacaataTATCACTGGATTTTAATGACAAGGCTGGCAAGACATTATTTTCTTCGTATTGTAAACAAGcctcatgaaaagaccaaaccaATTAGGAAATGATCATCCtaagtattgtgtgtgtatccaaagcctgatatatcttattcctgTGAACCAGAGAGCTCTATTgtccaaaaatatcaaaaacatgTCAATGCTGACAACTCTATGTCATTAATTCTGACACAATTCAACATACACCATCCTTtctactgtaaacacacaatagagcaccaaatgtggatcTGCTCTTGAAAATTGTCCCAGTCTTTCCAGTCTTTGAGAAACTGACCAATTTTTCATTGGTTGTGGTAATTTCATGGGatttaaacatgtaaacatgaagAATATGAGTTAGGAGGACCTCAAGCAACTTTCAGGTGCTGCCAAACAGATGGGACCTCATCCATGCAGCCTCctggaaagagaagagacaaaatTCAAGCACAGCGTCCACACAGAAAGGAGACGAGACAGAAAACTGTTCACACAAAGGAGAGACAAGAGGTGAAGCTGAATCTCCTGGACGTCCAGAGCCAGAGGGCACACGACAGCCAGTGGTCCAGCACAGTGAGCCGACATGAAAAGTTAGGACAAGGATGAGAAATGGTTCCAGCTCCTCCTTAGAGACGTTGTTTTGAAAAGAACAACATTGAATTATTTGAGACTTTCAATGATTATACTTTGCATATTTCAACGCCTTGTAGGGGCGCTGTCTCAGCTCCTCTGCCACTGGCATCCACTTAGAGCTTAACCAAGTTAAGCAGGAAAAACTGGGAGATACACTTTAACtaaatgaaaagataaatagGAAAAGATATTCACATCTGCGCACCTTTACACAATGATCTGAATTTTTGCCTACTTTTGAAATTCTGCAGTTGCTGTTAAAAGGGATTCctattattttacatttcaaacaacCCACATACAACATCCATGTATAAACTTCAGATGTAACAAAGCCTAACCTACAAGTACAATCAAATCTATATCTACAATGTACGCGAAGGAGATAGAGATGATAGCAAACAACAGACTAAGCTGGTTAAGGGTACAGCAAGAAGGTTGGCCAGCACAGTTGGAGGGGCCTCTTACTCATAACACAACAGTAAGAACTTTTTCTTTCCGCTGGTTGGGTGTATAGACTGTCCTTAGTTGGAGTACACCAGCATGGGAAAAGGGACAACACTCAGAACAGAACTGGGATGACTGATTGATAGGATTCATAGCAAATTTCCACATACAAAAGTGGCTGAAAACAGATCTGAATATTTAGCCTGAAAATTTACCCTGTTTACACATCATGTCTACTGCAAGGTGCAAGAAACCTGAACTGGATCACTTTTACAGGACAGCATGAATATTATTTAACTTAAAATTTGCTAATAGCAACAAAGATGTGACG from Chaetodon auriga isolate fChaAug3 chromosome 6, fChaAug3.hap1, whole genome shotgun sequence encodes the following:
- the ces3 gene encoding carboxylesterase 3 → MRTALYIFYLLPALTAIAWAMPAGSGDPLVSLKNGRIRGEYVTVKGTETGVKQYLGIPFARPPVGPLRLAAPQDPEPWEGERDSTHQPPMCIQDPEIVVTVSRTMSVQYTPPELSEDCLYLNVYTPAEAARGDKLPVMVWIHGGGLTVGAASQYDGAPLAAYENIVMVIIQYRLGILGFLSTGDEHAQGNWGFLDQLAALRWVQENIEAFGGDPQTVTVAGESAGGISASILTLSPLAKGLFHRAIFQSGVATLGTYTTKHPLGYAKIVANLTGCDRSSTEELVRCMKGKSEDELVDATKKMKIFLGGVVDGVFLTDTAEENLKRKEVLKVPVMLGITNHEFGWILPQSFAPPGWEHGMTRESVLAVVNLFNPAGVSSANSLIADEYLKDAKTPEEIRDGFTEIMGDLLMTLPVVKVAGYHSDAGVPVYMYEFVHRAEIHKHRPSFVKADHADDVGFMFGGCFFNGQIQIIGNITKEDESLCRTMMAYWANFARTGSPNSPGLVTWPQYDMQKQEYLELGLTQTVRQKLRKDRVHFATVILPQRLAAAKTGN